One genomic region from Pseudomonas sp. R5-89-07 encodes:
- the folE gene encoding GTP cyclohydrolase I FolE, with product MTVSLPHHYREILKGLGEDPEREGLLDTPKRAAKAMQYLCHGYEQNLEEIVNGALFASDNDEMVILQDIELYSLCEHHLLPFIGKAHVAYIPTGKVLGLSKLARIVDMYARRLQIQENLTRQIADAIQQVTQAAGVAVVIEAKHMCMMMRGVEKQNSTMNTSVMLGAFRESNTTRMEFLQLIGRSK from the coding sequence ATGACTGTGTCCCTGCCCCACCATTACCGAGAAATCCTCAAGGGCCTGGGTGAAGATCCCGAGCGCGAAGGCCTGCTCGACACGCCCAAGCGCGCCGCCAAGGCCATGCAATACCTGTGTCACGGCTACGAGCAGAACCTGGAAGAAATCGTCAATGGCGCGCTCTTCGCGTCCGACAATGACGAGATGGTGATCCTGCAGGACATCGAGTTGTACTCGCTGTGCGAACACCACCTGCTGCCCTTTATCGGCAAGGCCCATGTAGCCTATATTCCGACCGGCAAGGTGCTGGGCCTGTCGAAACTGGCGCGCATCGTCGACATGTACGCCAGGCGCCTGCAGATCCAGGAAAACCTCACGCGGCAGATCGCCGACGCGATCCAGCAGGTCACCCAGGCGGCCGGCGTGGCGGTGGTGATCGAAGCCAAGCACATGTGCATGATGATGCGCGGCGTGGAAAAACAGAACTCAACCATGAACACCTCGGTGATGCTCGGCGCGTTCCGCGAGTCGAACACCACTCGCATGGAGTTCCTGCAACTGATTGGACGGAGCAAGTAG
- a CDS encoding flavodoxin: MKVAILSGSVYGTAEEVARHAQKILEAAGFEAWHNPRATLADVQAFGPEAFLAVTSTTGMGELPDNLQPLYSSIRDQLPAAWRGLPGAVIGLGDASYGDTFCGGGEQMRELFAELGVHEVLPMLRLDASESVTPEADAEPWLAELSTALQR, translated from the coding sequence ATGAAAGTCGCCATCCTTTCCGGCTCGGTCTACGGTACGGCTGAAGAAGTCGCCCGCCACGCCCAGAAAATCCTGGAAGCTGCGGGTTTTGAAGCCTGGCACAACCCGCGTGCCACGCTGGCGGACGTACAGGCCTTCGGCCCCGAAGCGTTCCTGGCGGTCACATCGACCACCGGCATGGGCGAGCTGCCCGATAATCTGCAGCCGCTGTATTCAAGCATTCGCGACCAACTGCCCGCCGCCTGGCGCGGCCTGCCCGGTGCGGTGATCGGCCTGGGTGACGCCAGCTACGGCGACACCTTCTGCGGCGGCGGCGAGCAAATGCGCGAACTGTTCGCTGAGTTGGGCGTACACGAAGTGCTGCCGATGCTGCGCCTGGACGCCAGCGAAAGCGTGACTCCGGAGGCCGACGCCGAGCCGTGGCTGGCCGAGTTGAGCACTGCACTGCAGCGTTGA
- a CDS encoding HopJ type III effector protein yields the protein MTDLNTLRANLTSGNHAFADTLAFVAAGYDYQQQAFTNGDVENAAGQNEGSCKTLGLALLEGLSDQEALLAFGEHYRSVVATPEGTDHGNIRALIAHGLAGVKFTAQPLTRKS from the coding sequence ATGACTGACCTGAACACCCTGCGCGCCAACCTCACCAGCGGTAACCACGCGTTTGCCGACACCTTGGCGTTTGTCGCCGCAGGTTACGACTACCAGCAGCAAGCTTTCACCAACGGCGACGTCGAAAACGCTGCCGGGCAAAACGAAGGTTCGTGCAAGACCCTGGGGTTGGCGTTACTGGAAGGCCTGAGCGATCAGGAGGCACTGCTGGCGTTTGGCGAACACTACCGCTCGGTGGTGGCGACGCCTGAAGGCACTGACCACGGAAATATCCGCGCGTTGATCGCCCATGGTCTGGCCGGTGTGAAATTCACCGCACAGCCTCTGACGCGCAAATCCTGA
- a CDS encoding PAS domain S-box protein: MINAKLMQMVINASNDGIVVAEREGADKPLIYVNPAFERLTGYTLDEILYQDCRFLQSGDRDQPALMAIREALDNGGACREILRNYRKDGTHFWNELSLSTVYNTADQQTYFVGVQKDVTTQVKAQQRVAQLEAQVAELKAELAALKATSGINKL, encoded by the coding sequence ATGATCAACGCCAAGCTGATGCAAATGGTGATCAACGCCTCCAACGACGGGATTGTCGTCGCCGAACGAGAAGGTGCGGACAAGCCGCTGATCTACGTCAACCCGGCCTTCGAACGCCTGACCGGGTATACCCTGGACGAGATTCTTTACCAGGATTGTCGCTTCCTGCAGTCGGGCGACCGTGACCAGCCGGCCCTGATGGCGATCCGCGAGGCGCTCGACAACGGTGGCGCGTGCCGGGAGATCCTGCGCAACTACCGCAAGGACGGCACGCATTTCTGGAACGAGCTTTCACTGTCAACGGTGTACAACACGGCCGACCAGCAGACGTATTTCGTCGGTGTGCAAAAAGACGTCACCACGCAGGTAAAGGCGCAACAGCGCGTCGCCCAGCTGGAAGCCCAGGTAGCCGAGCTTAAAGCTGAGCTGGCGGCGCTCAAGGCGACGAGCGGAATTAACAAGCTGTAA
- a CDS encoding MerR family transcriptional regulator, producing the protein MPVIIAPTDSISRLTPTDSNQLFPIREVSRLTGVNPVTLRAWERRYGLIQPTRTESGHRLYSRTDIETVNRILDWIERGVTVSKIGKLLARDDEQAQAVHAERDGVEENQWSQWQVRLMQAVKAFDDRQLASLYAQVNATYPLHVAFQDVFMPLWNDLLRHQGYFGQASEWLFYDAFLRMQAFEQLNRASTCAAPRLLLAAMPGECRKLELLIAALMLSGDDRVVKVLGMGQPFEELTLVCERMKPLALVVFSNHSHNHDLAGRLNRLGLTLDCPLFLAGAASDLAEEDLQDSAVGCLGNDGRLMPQRLQQFLDGRLDS; encoded by the coding sequence ATGCCCGTGATTATTGCTCCGACTGATAGCATTTCGCGACTAACTCCGACAGATTCGAATCAGCTGTTTCCAATTCGGGAAGTCTCGAGATTGACAGGCGTCAACCCAGTCACCTTGCGTGCCTGGGAGCGGCGCTACGGGCTGATCCAGCCCACGCGCACCGAAAGCGGGCACCGCCTCTACTCCAGGACCGATATTGAAACCGTCAATCGGATTCTCGACTGGATCGAGCGCGGCGTGACCGTGAGCAAGATCGGCAAGCTCCTCGCCCGTGACGATGAACAGGCCCAAGCGGTCCACGCCGAACGCGACGGCGTGGAGGAGAACCAATGGTCGCAGTGGCAGGTGCGCTTGATGCAGGCGGTCAAAGCCTTTGACGATCGTCAATTGGCGAGCCTCTATGCGCAAGTCAACGCCACATACCCGCTTCACGTTGCCTTTCAAGACGTTTTCATGCCCCTCTGGAATGACCTGCTGCGCCACCAGGGCTATTTCGGCCAGGCCAGCGAGTGGCTTTTTTATGATGCCTTCCTGCGCATGCAGGCGTTCGAACAACTGAACCGGGCGAGCACCTGCGCTGCACCGCGCCTGCTGCTGGCGGCTATGCCCGGTGAGTGCCGTAAACTGGAATTGCTCATCGCGGCGCTGATGCTAAGCGGCGATGACCGGGTAGTGAAGGTGTTGGGCATGGGCCAGCCGTTCGAGGAATTGACGCTGGTGTGCGAGCGGATGAAGCCCCTGGCGCTGGTAGTGTTCTCCAACCACTCGCACAACCATGACTTGGCCGGGCGTTTGAATCGCCTGGGGTTGACCCTGGATTGCCCGTTGTTTCTGGCCGGTGCCGCGTCGGACCTCGCTGAGGAAGACCTGCAGGATTCAGCCGTGGGCTGCCTGGGCAATGACGGGCGCTTGATGCCGCAACGCTTGCAGCAGTTTCTCGATGGGCGCCTGGACAGCTGA
- the folX gene encoding dihydroneopterin triphosphate 2'-epimerase — MPQLQPGMARIRVKDLCLRTFIGINEDEILNKQDVLINLTILYAAQEAVRDNDIDHALNYRTITKAIIAHVEGNRFALLERLTQELLDLVMSNESVLYAEVEVDKPHALRFAESVSITLAASR, encoded by the coding sequence ATGCCACAACTTCAACCAGGCATGGCGCGCATCCGGGTCAAGGACCTGTGCCTGCGCACCTTTATCGGCATCAACGAAGACGAAATCCTCAACAAGCAGGACGTGCTGATCAACCTGACCATCCTGTATGCCGCCCAGGAAGCCGTGCGCGATAATGACATCGATCACGCGCTGAACTACCGCACCATCACCAAGGCGATCATCGCGCACGTAGAGGGCAACCGTTTTGCCTTGCTCGAGCGCCTGACCCAGGAGCTGCTGGACCTGGTGATGAGCAACGAATCGGTGCTGTACGCCGAAGTCGAAGTGGACAAGCCCCACGCGCTGCGCTTTGCCGAGTCGGTTTCGATCACTCTGGCGGCCAGCCGCTGA
- a CDS encoding DUF1244 domain-containing protein: MNDQQRLELEAAAFRRLVAHLDSRKDVQNIDLMNLAGFCRNCLSKWYKAEADERQIELSLDDAREVVYGMPYAEWKAQYQQEASVDQQAAFAKGKTHD, from the coding sequence ATGAACGACCAACAACGCCTCGAACTCGAAGCCGCCGCTTTTCGCCGGCTGGTAGCTCACCTGGACAGCCGCAAGGATGTGCAGAACATCGACCTGATGAACCTGGCCGGCTTCTGCCGCAACTGCCTGTCCAAGTGGTACAAGGCCGAGGCCGATGAGCGCCAGATCGAGCTGAGCCTCGATGACGCCCGTGAAGTGGTGTACGGCATGCCGTACGCCGAGTGGAAAGCCCAATACCAGCAAGAAGCCAGCGTCGACCAGCAAGCGGCGTTTGCCAAAGGAAAAACCCATGACTGA
- a CDS encoding class II aldolase/adducin family protein has protein sequence MSLAPVLSSQNVKDQVSAAEWQARVDLAACYRLVAMHGWDDLIFTHISAKVPGTDDFLINPYGLMFHEITASSLVKVDQAGNKRMDSPYEINPAGYTIHSAIHEVRHDVTCVLHTHTAAGVAVSAQKQGVLPISQQSLFVLSSLAYHAYEGVALNHDEKARLQADLGENNFLMLHNHGLLTCGATIADTFLMMFTFQRACDIQVLAQNGAAELISIEPQVLAGAKAMVAAVTKSAQGMGGALAWPALLRKLDSQDPGYKS, from the coding sequence GTGAGCCTAGCCCCCGTTCTATCGTCGCAGAATGTCAAAGACCAGGTCAGCGCGGCCGAATGGCAAGCCCGAGTCGACCTGGCGGCCTGCTATCGCCTGGTGGCGATGCACGGCTGGGATGACCTGATCTTCACGCATATTTCGGCCAAGGTGCCGGGCACCGATGACTTTCTGATCAACCCGTACGGGCTGATGTTCCACGAGATCACCGCCTCGAGCCTGGTCAAGGTGGACCAGGCCGGTAACAAGCGCATGGACAGCCCCTACGAGATCAACCCCGCAGGCTACACCATCCACAGCGCCATCCACGAAGTGCGCCATGACGTCACCTGCGTGCTGCACACCCACACCGCTGCCGGTGTCGCCGTGTCCGCGCAAAAGCAGGGCGTGTTGCCGATCAGCCAGCAATCGCTGTTTGTGCTGTCGAGCCTGGCCTATCACGCTTATGAAGGCGTGGCACTCAATCACGATGAAAAGGCGCGCCTGCAGGCGGACCTGGGCGAAAACAACTTTCTGATGCTGCACAACCACGGCCTGCTGACCTGCGGGGCGACCATTGCCGACACCTTTCTGATGATGTTCACGTTCCAGCGTGCCTGTGACATCCAGGTGCTGGCACAGAACGGCGCTGCCGAGTTGATCTCCATCGAGCCGCAGGTGCTGGCCGGTGCCAAGGCGATGGTGGCAGCTGTCACAAAAAGCGCCCAAGGTATGGGGGGGGCGCTGGCCTGGCCGGCGTTGCTGCGCAAATTGGACAGTCAGGACCCCGGGTATAAAAGCTGA
- a CDS encoding alpha/beta fold hydrolase, translating to MPLAEIPLSAWRKRGQDFVFRGRSIRYWVAGQGEPLLLIHGFPTASWDWHYLWQPLAQRHLVIACDMLGFGDSAKPLDHEYCLLEQADLQQALLEHLGVAKPVHVLAHDYGDSVAQELLARHYEGRFQMASCVFLNGGLFPETHRATLVQKLLLSPLGWMIGRATGRNGLANSFNQIFGPKTRPSESALDDFWSLLEHNDGPRILHKLINYIPQRRRLRDRWVAAMQRDEVPLRVIDGEVDPISGGHMVERYQQLVPHADAILLANIGHYPQIEAPVQVLRHYQVFRERIGQRSARVACS from the coding sequence ATGCCACTTGCCGAAATACCGCTCAGCGCCTGGCGCAAACGCGGCCAGGATTTCGTCTTTCGCGGCCGCTCCATTCGTTATTGGGTGGCCGGACAGGGCGAGCCGCTGCTGCTGATTCATGGTTTTCCCACAGCCAGTTGGGATTGGCATTACCTGTGGCAGCCCCTGGCCCAGCGCCATTTGGTGATTGCCTGCGACATGCTCGGTTTTGGCGACTCGGCCAAGCCGCTGGACCACGAGTATTGCCTGCTGGAGCAAGCGGACCTGCAACAGGCGCTGCTTGAACACTTGGGAGTGGCAAAGCCGGTGCACGTATTGGCCCATGATTACGGCGACAGCGTTGCCCAGGAACTCCTGGCCCGGCATTACGAGGGCCGGTTCCAAATGGCCAGTTGTGTGTTCCTCAATGGTGGGCTGTTCCCTGAAACCCACCGCGCAACCTTGGTGCAAAAATTATTGCTCAGCCCCCTGGGCTGGATGATTGGCCGCGCCACTGGACGAAACGGCCTGGCCAACAGTTTCAACCAGATATTCGGACCTAAGACGCGGCCCAGCGAAAGCGCGCTGGATGATTTCTGGAGCCTGCTTGAACACAACGACGGCCCGCGCATCCTGCATAAACTGATCAACTATATTCCCCAGCGCCGGCGCCTGCGTGACCGCTGGGTGGCGGCGATGCAACGTGATGAAGTGCCGCTGCGCGTCATCGACGGTGAGGTCGACCCTATTTCCGGCGGGCATATGGTGGAGCGCTATCAACAGCTTGTGCCGCATGCCGACGCGATATTGCTGGCCAACATCGGCCATTACCCACAGATCGAGGCGCCGGTACAGGTGCTCAGGCATTACCAGGTGTTTCGCGAGCGTATCGGTCAGCGATCAGCGCGTGTGGCCTGTTCCTGA
- a CDS encoding antibiotic biosynthesis monooxygenase — protein MSTSPVTLMVARRVAKGRYEELMAWLREGEQLATDFPGYLGSGVLAPPPHDDEFQIIFRFADEKTLHAWEFSASRSAWLSRGSELFADPSEHRVSGIDGWFGAVGARPPRWKQAVAIWLAFFPVSLLFNFGLAPLLGDLDLFSRVLVSTLALTPLMVYFFIPLSTHLLANWLHPTPPRKASEAAA, from the coding sequence ATGTCTACCTCACCCGTCACCCTGATGGTCGCGCGCCGCGTGGCCAAGGGTCGCTACGAAGAGCTGATGGCCTGGCTGCGCGAAGGCGAGCAATTGGCTACCGACTTCCCCGGTTACCTGGGTTCCGGCGTGCTGGCTCCGCCGCCCCATGACGACGAATTCCAGATCATCTTCCGCTTCGCCGATGAAAAAACCCTGCATGCCTGGGAGTTTTCCGCCTCGCGCAGCGCCTGGCTGAGCCGTGGCAGCGAGCTGTTCGCCGACCCGTCCGAACATCGGGTAAGCGGCATCGATGGCTGGTTCGGTGCCGTGGGCGCCCGTCCGCCCCGCTGGAAACAGGCAGTGGCAATCTGGCTGGCCTTTTTCCCGGTGTCGCTGCTGTTCAACTTTGGCCTGGCCCCCTTGCTCGGCGACCTGGATTTGTTCAGCCGGGTGCTGGTCAGCACCTTGGCGCTCACACCGCTGATGGTGTACTTCTTTATTCCGCTGTCGACACACCTGCTGGCAAACTGGCTGCATCCCACGCCACCCCGCAAGGCCAGCGAAGCGGCTGCTTGA
- the folM gene encoding dihydromonapterin reductase yields MTATNAPILITGAGQRVGLYCAERLLDEGQSVIFSYRSERPGVQLLRERGAVGVFADFSSEAGILAFITALKTHTDSLRAIIHNASAWIAETPDDESHAFTDMFSVHMLAPYLINRHCSPLLQRSTPADIVHISDDVVRKGSRQHIAYCATKAGLDSLTLSFAAQFAPLIKVNGIAPAMVMFNEDDDAAYRAKVLAKSALGIEPGAEVIYQSVRYLLDNPYVTGTTLTVNGGRHIK; encoded by the coding sequence ATGACTGCAACCAACGCCCCGATCCTGATCACCGGAGCCGGCCAGCGTGTCGGCCTGTATTGCGCCGAACGCCTGCTGGACGAAGGACAGTCGGTGATATTCAGCTACCGCAGTGAACGCCCGGGTGTGCAATTGCTGCGCGAACGCGGCGCGGTCGGCGTGTTTGCCGACTTCTCCAGCGAAGCAGGGATTTTGGCGTTCATCACCGCGCTCAAGACCCACACCGATTCGCTGCGCGCGATCATCCACAACGCCTCGGCCTGGATCGCAGAAACGCCTGACGACGAAAGCCATGCCTTTACCGACATGTTCAGCGTGCACATGCTTGCGCCGTACCTGATCAACCGGCATTGTTCACCTTTGCTGCAACGCTCGACACCCGCCGATATCGTGCATATCAGCGACGATGTGGTGCGCAAGGGCAGCCGTCAGCATATTGCTTATTGCGCCACCAAGGCCGGTCTCGACAGCCTTACCCTGTCGTTTGCTGCGCAGTTCGCGCCGTTGATCAAGGTCAACGGCATTGCGCCGGCCATGGTGATGTTCAACGAGGACGACGACGCGGCCTACCGCGCCAAGGTCCTGGCCAAGTCGGCGCTGGGCATCGAGCCCGGGGCCGAGGTGATCTACCAGAGCGTGCGTTACCTGCTGGACAACCCCTATGTCACCGGGACCACCCTGACCGTCAACGGCGGGCGGCATATCAAGTAA